From the Lolium rigidum isolate FL_2022 chromosome 2, APGP_CSIRO_Lrig_0.1, whole genome shotgun sequence genome, one window contains:
- the LOC124690349 gene encoding putative cyclin-F2-1, whose product MAFRGSFELLPGPPPSAFFSRRGDQRTAAFDDAYLRAIGKLPPVRFASTPAHHAAALHDSIELPATCELYAAALDFSAHLSYPAVEVTDFESSTRLSDYDADIDVNLRKMEQDVKQRPSPGYLETLLGDLKSQSTRAHLIFWMEEVAHHFRLAAGTLQRAVSYVDRVLSEQTPWLTDTEMKYELHLLGATAVYTAAKYEEQCTTSKVNAAGIAKSCGFATGKEVIDMEFDMVAALGYDLSGPTAYTFVHHFTRHDKGEEQDLEVQRLAHLFAKQSILNYGWVRHPPSALAASAVFLARLILNPMASQVPQWNADFEELTGYKPTDIALEIQTMHRMNPDPRFHALPAFLQDEEEFK is encoded by the coding sequence ATGGCTTTTCGTGGATCCTTTGAGCTTCTTCCGGGTCCTCCTCCCTCCGCCTTCTTCTCCCGCCGCGGAGACCAGAGGACGGCGGCGTTTGACGACGCCTACCTCCGGGCCATCGGTAAGCTTCCACCTGTCCGCTTCGCTTCCACCCCCGCCCACCACGCCGCCGCACTCCACGACTCCATCGAGCTCCCGGCGACGTGCGAGCTGTACGCTGCCGCATTGGACTTCAGCGCCCACCTTTCATACCCGGCCGTCGAGGTCACCGACTTCGAGAGCTCGACGCGGCTGTCCGACTACGACGCCGACATCGACGTCAACCTCCGGAAGATGGAGCAGGACGTCAAGCAGCGGCCCTCGCCAGGCTACCTGGAGACGCTGCTGGGAGATCTCAAGAGCCAGTCCACTCGCGCCCACCTCATCTTCTGGATGGAGGAGGTCGCCCATCACTTCCGCTTGGCCGCCGGGACGCTTCAACGCGCCGTCTCCTACGTCGACCGCGTCCTGTCGGAGCAAACCCCGTGGCTGACTGACACGGAGATGAAGTATGAGCTCCATCTACTGGGCGCCACGGCCGTCTACACCGCCGCCAAATACGAGGAGCAGTGCACGACATCCAAGGTGAACGCCGCGGGCATCGCCAAATCCTGCGGGTTCGCCACCGGCAAGGAGGTGATCGACATGGAGTTCGACATGGTGGCGGCGCTTGGGTACGATCTCAGCGGACCCACGGCCTATACCTTCGTGCACCACTTCACTAGGCACGACAAAGGAGAAGAGCAAGACTTGGAGGTTCAGCGGTTGGCGCATCTCTTCGCCAAACAGTCGATCCTCAACTACGGATGGGTGCGTCACCCGCCGTCCGCCCTGGCGGCGTCGGCAGTCTTCCTCGCCAGGCTGATCCTGAACCCGATGGCCAGCCAGGTGCCGCAGTGGAACGCAGACTTCGAGGAGCTGACGGGGTACAAGCCCACAGACATCGCCCTTGAAATTCAGACAATGCACCGGATGAATCCCGATCCTCGCTTCCATGCGTTGCCAGCGTTCCTGCAGGACGAAGAGGAATTCAAATGA